A genomic segment from Deinococcus sp. YIM 77859 encodes:
- the treS gene encoding maltose alpha-D-glucosyltransferase, with protein sequence MTLAVPPSEWYKSAVFYELSVRTYADGNGDGKGDFPGLTGKLDYLKNLGVDCLWLLPFYPSPLRDDGYDVADYVNIHPDLGTLEDFKVFLREAHVRGLRVIGDLVTNHTSCDHPWFQAARRGPTLPDGSPNEYFDYYVWSDTGTEYADARIIFTDTETSNWTYDEQAGKYYWHRFFSSQPDLNYDNPRVQEELLNVVRFWLDLGLDGFRVDAVPYLIEREGTNCENLPETHAILKKLRRMVDEEYPGRLLLAEANQWPEDVVEYFGSEAAPEFHMCFNFPVMPRLFMSLKREDTTSIREIMGRLPQIPRFGQWATFLRNHDELTLEMVTEDERAFMYAAYAPDHRMKINVGIRRRLAPLLDNDRRRIELLTTVLLALPGSPILYYGDEIGMGDNLSLADRNGVRTPMQWNAGISGGFSTALPEQCFYPPIQDPVYGFQRVNVNAQEQDPSSLLKWVARQLEVRRAHPAFAHGDLTFIETGNPAVLAFTRHFEGETLLIVSNFAGSAQAAQLDLAAYPGAVPVTLAGGSHFPPVVDGGLYPVTLGKYDYYWLKLSGVR encoded by the coding sequence ATGACGCTGGCCGTCCCCCCCTCCGAGTGGTACAAGAGCGCCGTCTTTTATGAACTCTCCGTTCGCACCTATGCGGATGGCAATGGCGACGGCAAGGGTGACTTTCCGGGCCTGACCGGGAAGCTCGACTACCTGAAAAATCTGGGGGTTGACTGCCTGTGGCTGCTGCCCTTCTACCCCAGCCCGCTGCGCGACGACGGCTATGACGTGGCCGACTACGTCAACATCCACCCCGACCTCGGCACCCTGGAAGACTTCAAGGTCTTTTTGCGTGAGGCGCACGTGCGCGGCCTGCGGGTGATCGGCGACCTGGTCACCAACCACACCTCCTGTGACCATCCCTGGTTTCAGGCGGCCCGGCGCGGCCCTACCCTGCCGGACGGCAGCCCCAACGAGTACTTTGACTACTACGTCTGGAGCGACACCGGCACGGAGTACGCGGACGCGCGCATCATCTTTACCGATACCGAGACGAGCAACTGGACCTACGACGAGCAGGCCGGGAAGTACTACTGGCACCGCTTCTTCTCGTCGCAGCCCGACCTCAACTACGACAATCCCCGGGTGCAGGAGGAACTGCTGAATGTCGTGCGCTTCTGGCTCGACCTGGGGCTAGACGGCTTTCGGGTGGACGCCGTGCCCTACCTCATCGAGCGCGAGGGCACCAACTGCGAGAACCTGCCTGAGACGCACGCCATCCTCAAGAAGCTTCGCCGGATGGTGGACGAGGAATATCCGGGCCGCCTGCTGCTCGCCGAGGCGAACCAGTGGCCGGAAGACGTCGTGGAGTACTTCGGCAGCGAGGCCGCGCCCGAGTTTCACATGTGCTTCAACTTCCCGGTGATGCCCCGGCTCTTTATGAGCCTGAAGCGGGAAGACACCACCTCCATCCGCGAGATCATGGGCCGCCTCCCGCAGATTCCCCGTTTCGGGCAGTGGGCGACCTTCCTGCGCAACCACGACGAACTCACCCTGGAGATGGTCACCGAAGACGAGCGCGCCTTTATGTACGCCGCCTACGCGCCCGACCACCGCATGAAGATCAATGTGGGGATTCGCCGCCGCCTGGCCCCGCTGCTGGACAACGACCGCCGCCGCATCGAGCTCCTCACCACCGTGCTTCTCGCCCTCCCCGGCAGCCCCATCCTGTACTACGGTGACGAGATCGGCATGGGCGATAACCTCTCCCTGGCTGACCGCAACGGCGTTCGTACGCCCATGCAGTGGAATGCTGGGATCAGCGGCGGCTTTTCCACGGCCCTGCCCGAGCAGTGCTTCTATCCCCCCATTCAGGACCCGGTGTACGGCTTCCAGCGCGTCAACGTCAATGCACAGGAACAGGATCCCAGCAGCCTGCTCAAGTGGGTCGCTCGGCAGCTCGAGGTGCGCCGTGCCCACCCCGCCTTCGCCCACGGCGACCTGACCTTTATCGAAACCGGTAACCCTGCCGTTCTCGCCTTTACCCGCCACTTTGAGGGCGAAACCCTGCTGATTGTCAGCAACTTCGCCGGAAGCGCCCAGGCTGCACAGCTTGACCTCGCGGCGTATCCGGGGGCTGTGCCCGTCACCCTGGCGGGGGGCAGTCACTTCCCGCCCGTTGTGGATGGCGGCCTCTATCCGGTGACGCTGGGCAAGTACGACTACTACTGGCTGAAGCTGTCGGGCGTTCGGTAG
- a CDS encoding alpha/beta hydrolase — MQPARWEPSAWDLPAVPVRSYVWHAESPRAAVLLAHGLGEYAGRYVERYGRLVPALVEAGFTVYAYDQRGHGRSEGRRAVVDAAVLVEDHLRAREALRSQPLPVFAFGHSLGGLVTAASVARDPRGLSGVVLSSPALLIGEGEPAWRRALAPVLARLAPAAPVTALDSGGLSRLADEVEAYRADPWVHQGKVPALTAASMLRLSGELWAHYARWTLPTLVIHGTADRLTDVNGSRRFVNAIPAPDKTLRLVEGGYHELLNDEEREEVLGWILAWLRSRAPQAAG, encoded by the coding sequence ATGCAGCCAGCACGCTGGGAACCGTCCGCCTGGGATCTGCCCGCCGTACCCGTGCGGAGCTATGTGTGGCACGCCGAGAGCCCTCGCGCCGCCGTGCTGCTCGCGCACGGGCTGGGGGAATACGCCGGGCGGTACGTCGAACGCTATGGCCGCCTGGTTCCGGCGCTGGTCGAGGCGGGCTTCACGGTGTACGCCTATGACCAGCGCGGGCACGGCCGGTCGGAGGGCCGCCGGGCGGTGGTGGACGCCGCTGTTCTGGTCGAGGACCACCTGCGGGCGCGAGAGGCGCTGCGGAGTCAGCCGCTTCCCGTGTTCGCCTTTGGGCACTCGCTGGGCGGCTTGGTCACGGCAGCCAGCGTGGCGCGCGACCCGCGCGGCCTGAGCGGCGTCGTGCTCTCCAGCCCCGCCCTCCTGATCGGTGAAGGGGAACCGGCGTGGCGCAGGGCCCTGGCCCCGGTGCTGGCCAGGCTCGCGCCGGCTGCCCCCGTCACCGCGCTCGACAGCGGGGGTCTTTCGCGCCTTGCCGACGAGGTCGAGGCGTACCGGGCTGATCCCTGGGTCCACCAGGGCAAGGTTCCTGCCCTGACCGCCGCTTCCATGCTGCGGCTCAGCGGTGAGCTGTGGGCTCACTACGCCCGCTGGACCCTGCCCACCCTGGTCATCCACGGCACCGCGGACCGCCTGACGGACGTGAACGGCTCGCGCCGCTTTGTGAACGCCATTCCCGCCCCCGACAAGACCCTGCGCCTCGTCGAGGGCGGCTACCACGAGCTCCTCAACGACGAGGAGCGGGAAGAGGTGCTGGGCTGGATCCTGGCCTGGCTGCGCAGCAGAGCGCCGCAAGCTGCGGGTTAG
- a CDS encoding nitroreductase family protein — MTAVQTRPLTVTEAIESRRSIRRFQPEPMNQDDLREILRLASLAPTANNVQPTRFAVVQNPELQAKLQEAAYGQSQVTSAPAVIVVYSDMEDVLQTAEETVHPGMGEEQIKTRAERLRQSFAGQDVAQRGQWGLTQANIAFGFLMLAARGLGYDTVPMLGFDPQKVRELLGLPDHVQFAGMLPIGKRAEEGFPHHRHSVERVTTFY, encoded by the coding sequence ATGACTGCTGTTCAGACCCGTCCCCTGACCGTCACCGAGGCCATCGAGAGCCGCCGCAGCATCCGCCGCTTTCAGCCCGAGCCCATGAACCAGGATGACCTGCGCGAAATTCTGCGCCTTGCCAGCCTGGCGCCCACCGCGAACAACGTGCAGCCCACCCGCTTCGCCGTGGTTCAGAACCCCGAACTCCAGGCCAAGCTTCAGGAGGCTGCCTACGGCCAGAGCCAGGTGACGAGCGCCCCCGCCGTGATCGTGGTCTACAGCGATATGGAGGACGTGCTGCAAACGGCAGAGGAAACCGTCCACCCGGGCATGGGCGAAGAGCAGATCAAGACCCGTGCCGAACGCCTGCGCCAGAGCTTTGCGGGTCAGGACGTGGCCCAGCGCGGCCAGTGGGGCCTCACTCAGGCCAACATTGCCTTTGGCTTTCTGATGCTTGCCGCCCGTGGTTTGGGGTACGACACGGTGCCCATGCTGGGCTTTGACCCCCAGAAGGTCCGCGAACTCCTCGGCCTGCCCGACCACGTTCAGTTTGCCGGAATGCTGCCCATCGGCAAGCGCGCGGAAGAAGGCTTTCCGCACCACCGCCACAGCGTCGAGCGCGTCACCACGTTCTACTGA
- a CDS encoding metal ABC transporter solute-binding protein, Zn/Mn family, producing the protein MRRALLATLLGGLAAASSPASRAAPMPVSATTTIVADFVRAVGGERVQVNVIVPTGGDTHTFQPTTTAIRHLSRSRALFANGAGLEPWLPKLRAAAPRVPVTELTRGLKLHGADHGHEEHEEHDHGALDPHAWWDPTLAAGYVRNAQAALTRLDPAGKDTYTRNAAAYIRQLQALDAYAKRQFASLPAARRQFITNHDSLHYLAERYGLKVIGAVIPGGSTEREPSARELAALVQTVRKQGVRVIFTENTVNARLAQTLARETGASIAPPLYTDALGPKGSAGETYLKAFRYNVDTMVRALR; encoded by the coding sequence GTGAGACGAGCGCTTCTGGCCACCCTGCTCGGCGGCCTCGCTGCCGCCAGCTCGCCTGCCAGCCGGGCCGCCCCCATGCCGGTCAGCGCCACCACCACGATCGTGGCCGATTTTGTGCGGGCCGTGGGCGGTGAGCGGGTACAGGTCAACGTGATCGTGCCCACTGGCGGCGATACCCACACCTTCCAGCCCACGACGACCGCCATCCGTCACCTCAGCCGCAGCCGCGCCCTGTTTGCCAACGGCGCGGGTCTGGAGCCCTGGCTCCCCAAACTCCGGGCGGCTGCCCCCCGGGTGCCGGTCACCGAGCTGACGCGGGGCCTCAAGCTCCACGGGGCTGATCACGGGCACGAGGAGCACGAGGAGCACGACCACGGAGCCCTTGATCCCCACGCCTGGTGGGATCCTACCCTGGCGGCGGGCTACGTCCGTAACGCGCAGGCAGCCCTCACCCGTCTTGACCCGGCGGGCAAGGACACCTACACGAGGAATGCCGCCGCCTACATCCGGCAGCTTCAGGCGCTCGACGCCTATGCCAAGCGGCAGTTTGCGAGCCTGCCCGCCGCCCGCCGACAGTTCATCACCAACCATGACAGCCTGCACTACCTCGCCGAACGGTACGGGCTCAAGGTCATCGGAGCCGTGATTCCGGGGGGCAGCACCGAGCGTGAACCCAGCGCCCGCGAGCTCGCCGCGCTCGTGCAGACCGTGCGCAAGCAGGGCGTAAGGGTGATTTTTACCGAGAACACTGTGAACGCTCGCCTGGCCCAGACCCTGGCCCGGGAAACCGGTGCGAGCATCGCCCCGCCGCTCTACACCGATGCCCTCGGCCCCAAGGGCAGCGCGGGCGAAACGTACCTCAAAGCCTTCCGCTACAACGTGGACACGATGGTGCGGGCGCTCCGCTAG
- a CDS encoding helix-turn-helix domain-containing protein — MSTAHTGFCPVYRAIGVLQEKWVLHIVRALLDGEKGFNELARAVGGCNSATLTQRLEHLEALALITKRTEDTQGKLARSVYSLTPAGRELQGVIDAIGTWAREHLREDAAQPV; from the coding sequence ATGAGCACCGCACACACGGGATTTTGTCCGGTTTACCGGGCCATCGGCGTGTTGCAGGAGAAGTGGGTGCTGCATATCGTCCGCGCGCTGCTGGACGGCGAGAAGGGTTTTAACGAACTCGCCCGTGCGGTGGGCGGCTGCAACAGTGCCACCCTCACGCAACGCCTCGAACACCTCGAAGCCCTCGCCCTCATCACCAAACGCACCGAAGACACCCAGGGCAAGCTGGCCCGCAGCGTCTACAGCCTCACCCCCGCCGGGCGCGAGCTTCAGGGCGTGATCGACGCCATCGGCACCTGGGCCCGCGAGCACCTGCGCGAAGATGCCGCCCAGCCCGTTTGA
- a CDS encoding metal ABC transporter ATP-binding protein, with protein sequence MLGVENLTVRYGTHTALENATVQFAPSTLSAVIGPNGAGKSTLLKTVVGLTPPTAGRITFGEGGNARENVAYVPQQQTLDWAFPVTVWDVAMMGRTGRLGWLRWPGRTDRERVAEALRQTGVYELRGRHIGALSGGQRQRVLLARMLARDARILLLDEPLTGVDAATQEQLMALLRAQADAGRAVVMVTHDLEQARRWCDHLVLVNRRVIADGTPQEVYTPHNIEATFSVSHLGHTHAEA encoded by the coding sequence ATGCTGGGCGTGGAGAACCTCACGGTGCGGTACGGCACCCACACGGCGCTGGAGAACGCGACGGTGCAGTTTGCGCCGAGCACCCTGAGCGCCGTGATCGGGCCCAACGGGGCGGGCAAAAGCACCCTGCTGAAAACGGTGGTGGGGTTGACGCCGCCCACAGCGGGCCGGATCACCTTTGGAGAGGGCGGGAATGCGCGCGAGAACGTCGCCTACGTGCCGCAGCAGCAGACCCTCGACTGGGCCTTTCCGGTCACCGTCTGGGACGTGGCGATGATGGGGCGCACCGGGCGGCTGGGCTGGTTGCGCTGGCCGGGCCGCACAGACCGGGAACGGGTGGCGGAGGCGCTGCGCCAAACCGGCGTGTACGAGCTGCGCGGACGGCACATCGGGGCCCTGAGCGGGGGGCAGCGGCAACGGGTCCTGCTCGCGCGGATGCTGGCGCGGGACGCCCGCATTCTGCTGCTGGACGAACCGCTGACCGGCGTGGACGCTGCCACCCAGGAACAGCTTATGGCCCTGCTGCGCGCTCAGGCCGACGCGGGCCGCGCCGTGGTGATGGTCACCCATGACCTCGAACAGGCGCGGCGCTGGTGTGACCACCTGGTGCTGGTCAACCGGCGCGTAATCGCGGACGGCACACCCCAGGAGGTCTACACACCGCACAACATCGAAGCCACCTTCAGTGTGAGTCATCTGGGTCACACCCACGCGGAGGCCTAG
- a CDS encoding GTP-binding protein, producing MTSTPSGSSVPITVLCGFLGAGKTTLLNHLLTQTNTRNIAVIVNEFGAVNVDASLVVHTDAETIELSNGCICCTLRGDLLTAVDRLLRTRELDHILIESTGIGEPLPIAQSFCLTPEELALDPDLPNLSGRVHVDAMVTVVDAAQFFSLWNREDVLPGDAFERGFGELLAEQIEFADLVVLNKLDLAAPQDVTRLRELVAITNPRARVLETTHGALAAEEVLQVGLFDPEAAMRLDAWIEELEREHTPESETYGLGTHIYRSERPFDPLRLERVLAGGLPPNVIRSKGWIDLGDGLATLWNHTGRQLVLEQAGPWHNPADASSELVLIGTALDPAALDALLDEALAEPTAEL from the coding sequence ATGACGTCCACTCCCTCCGGTTCATCGGTTCCCATCACCGTTCTGTGTGGCTTTTTGGGCGCGGGCAAAACCACGCTCCTCAACCACCTGCTCACCCAGACGAACACGCGGAACATCGCCGTGATCGTGAATGAGTTTGGGGCGGTGAACGTGGACGCCTCCCTGGTGGTCCACACCGATGCAGAGACGATCGAACTGTCCAACGGCTGCATCTGCTGCACCCTGCGCGGCGACCTGCTGACGGCGGTTGACCGGTTGCTGCGAACGCGCGAGCTCGACCACATTCTGATCGAGTCCACTGGAATCGGCGAGCCTCTGCCCATCGCGCAGAGCTTTTGTCTGACCCCGGAGGAATTGGCGCTGGACCCTGACCTCCCCAACCTCAGTGGGCGGGTCCACGTGGACGCGATGGTCACGGTGGTAGACGCGGCGCAGTTTTTCTCGCTCTGGAACCGCGAGGATGTCTTGCCCGGCGATGCGTTCGAGCGGGGCTTTGGAGAACTGCTCGCCGAGCAGATCGAATTCGCTGACCTCGTGGTCCTCAATAAGCTTGATCTCGCGGCGCCGCAGGACGTCACGCGGCTCCGCGAGCTCGTGGCGATCACCAACCCGCGGGCCCGCGTCCTGGAGACCACGCACGGAGCGCTTGCGGCCGAAGAGGTGCTGCAGGTCGGCCTCTTCGACCCCGAGGCGGCCATGCGGCTTGACGCCTGGATAGAGGAGCTGGAACGTGAACACACGCCGGAGTCCGAGACCTACGGGCTAGGCACCCACATCTACCGTTCCGAACGGCCCTTTGACCCGCTGCGGCTCGAACGGGTGCTGGCCGGTGGTCTCCCGCCGAATGTGATCCGCTCCAAGGGTTGGATTGATCTCGGTGACGGTCTCGCGACCCTGTGGAACCACACCGGACGCCAACTCGTCCTCGAACAGGCGGGCCCCTGGCACAACCCGGCCGACGCCTCCAGCGAGCTTGTTCTGATCGGGACCGCCCTCGATCCGGCAGCGCTCGACGCCCTGCTTGACGAGGCCCTGGCCGAACCCACCGCCGAACTGTGA
- a CDS encoding ABC transporter substrate-binding protein has protein sequence MFRSVLTLALGAVLAAGPVARAFPLTVSHDVGRTHIERPPKRVVALGPHALDLLLSLGVQPVGYGEAAQLGQRNFGAPIRDIRYLGSRVRGTPINVGDRFQPNLEVLTALRPDLIVGENFASGVYPQLSRIAPTLLFRGIRRNDWQRTLPLLARALGREAQAARVIKQHQERLARAQQQLSPALRGKNVLVLWNAGGTQKDLFTVLGPEDWTGALFEDLGMKLLLPGARDPALATDGGYSTLGVEALAGLDPDAVFVIASGKNTPTRARRDWEAGPIPSRLRASRNGHVWFLDVQLFSRIRGPIATELALRELQRQGGLAGR, from the coding sequence ATGTTCCGTTCCGTACTGACCCTGGCCCTCGGCGCTGTGTTGGCCGCTGGCCCTGTGGCGCGCGCCTTTCCCCTCACCGTTTCGCACGACGTGGGCCGCACCCACATCGAGCGCCCGCCCAAGCGTGTGGTGGCCTTGGGGCCGCACGCCCTTGACCTGCTGCTGTCCCTGGGGGTCCAGCCCGTCGGCTACGGCGAGGCCGCCCAGCTGGGTCAGCGCAACTTCGGCGCGCCCATACGGGACATCCGGTATCTGGGGAGCCGCGTGCGAGGAACACCGATCAACGTAGGGGACCGCTTTCAACCCAACCTGGAAGTGCTGACCGCCCTGCGGCCCGACCTGATCGTCGGGGAGAACTTTGCGTCCGGCGTGTACCCACAGCTCAGCCGCATCGCCCCCACCCTGCTTTTCCGGGGCATCCGGCGAAACGACTGGCAGCGCACCCTTCCGCTGCTGGCGCGGGCGCTCGGCCGTGAGGCGCAGGCCGCGCGGGTCATCAAGCAACACCAGGAGCGGCTCGCTCGTGCCCAGCAGCAGCTCTCCCCCGCCCTCAGGGGCAAAAACGTGCTGGTGCTGTGGAACGCGGGCGGCACCCAAAAAGACCTCTTCACCGTGCTTGGACCGGAGGACTGGACGGGCGCTCTGTTCGAAGACCTCGGCATGAAGCTTCTGCTTCCCGGTGCCCGTGATCCCGCCCTCGCCACCGATGGCGGCTACAGCACCCTCGGCGTGGAGGCCCTCGCTGGGCTTGACCCCGACGCCGTCTTTGTCATCGCCTCGGGCAAAAACACACCCACCCGTGCCCGGCGGGACTGGGAAGCTGGCCCCATCCCCTCTCGGCTGCGGGCCAGCCGCAACGGCCACGTCTGGTTCCTGGACGTGCAGTTGTTCAGCCGCATTCGGGGACCCATCGCCACCGAACTTGCCCTCCGGGAGTTGCAGCGCCAAGGGGGGTTGGCTGGTAGATGA
- a CDS encoding metal ABC transporter permease: MDWLTDPLQFDFFLRALAAVVLVSVLCALVGAWVVLRGLSYIGDAMSHAVLPGIVGAFLTGGNLLLGALVAAVLTALGIGAVGQRSGLKQDSAIGIVFVGMFALGVVMLSRAPTFTTDLSNFLIGNPLGVTPADLWGALGVTVVVGALLTAVQKELLLASFDPTEARAIGLPVRRLNNLLLILIGLVVVLTVQLVGTTLSVSLLITSSAAARLLARSLKKMIGLAALLGTAGGVTGLYLSYFLNTAPGATIVLVNTALFLLALLLRRREGESS; the protein is encoded by the coding sequence GTGGACTGGCTCACCGATCCCCTGCAATTTGACTTCTTCCTGCGAGCGCTCGCCGCCGTCGTGCTTGTCAGTGTGCTGTGTGCCCTGGTCGGGGCGTGGGTGGTGCTGCGCGGCCTCAGCTACATCGGGGACGCGATGAGCCACGCGGTCCTGCCCGGCATCGTGGGGGCGTTCCTGACCGGGGGGAATCTGCTGCTGGGCGCCCTTGTGGCCGCGGTTCTGACGGCGCTCGGCATCGGCGCGGTCGGGCAACGCAGCGGGTTGAAACAGGACAGCGCCATCGGCATCGTCTTTGTGGGGATGTTCGCCCTGGGCGTGGTGATGCTCTCGCGCGCGCCCACCTTCACCACAGATCTCAGCAACTTCCTGATCGGCAACCCGCTGGGCGTCACCCCCGCTGACCTGTGGGGGGCTCTTGGCGTCACGGTTGTCGTGGGGGCGCTGCTCACGGCCGTCCAGAAGGAACTCTTGCTCGCGTCCTTCGATCCTACAGAGGCGCGGGCCATCGGTCTCCCGGTGCGGAGGCTCAACAATCTGCTGCTCATTCTGATCGGGTTGGTGGTCGTCCTGACCGTACAGCTTGTCGGGACCACCCTCAGTGTCAGCCTGCTGATCACGTCGAGCGCCGCAGCACGGCTGCTGGCCCGCAGCCTGAAAAAGATGATCGGGCTGGCCGCCCTGCTGGGGACCGCGGGCGGCGTGACGGGCCTATACCTCAGCTACTTCCTGAACACGGCGCCGGGCGCGACCATCGTGCTGGTGAACACGGCGCTGTTTCTGCTGGCGCTGCTGCTGAGGCGGCGGGAGGGGGAGAGTTCCTAA
- a CDS encoding OsmC family protein, with translation MADIARKASAHWTGDLRSGQGTVSTGSGVLNDAPYSFKTRFEQGAGTNPEELLAAAHAGCFTMQLAALLAADGHEPGDLRTEATCEMVREGQGFKVSTMRLVVRGSARSNIDQATFEGYVQKAAQVCPLSRVMTGNVEITHEAVLE, from the coding sequence ATGGCAGATATCGCGCGCAAGGCCAGCGCCCACTGGACGGGCGACCTCAGAAGCGGTCAGGGAACCGTGAGCACCGGCAGCGGCGTCCTGAATGACGCCCCGTATTCCTTCAAGACCCGGTTTGAGCAGGGGGCGGGCACCAATCCCGAAGAGCTTCTCGCCGCCGCGCACGCCGGGTGCTTTACCATGCAACTCGCGGCGCTCCTGGCCGCCGACGGCCACGAGCCGGGCGACCTGCGCACCGAGGCGACCTGCGAGATGGTCCGCGAGGGCCAGGGCTTCAAGGTGAGCACCATGCGCCTTGTCGTGCGCGGCTCGGCCCGCAGCAACATCGACCAGGCCACCTTTGAGGGCTACGTGCAGAAGGCCGCCCAGGTCTGTCCCCTCAGCCGCGTGATGACCGGGAACGTGGAGATCACGCACGAGGCGGTACTGGAGTAG
- the rpmB gene encoding 50S ribosomal protein L28 — protein sequence MPRVCFLTGKKNRVVNRVTRRGRARAQGGVGRKTTGVTKRVQRANLQKKRVLVGGKPKRVRLSTRALRQLSRGPVQGTVLA from the coding sequence ATGCCAAGAGTGTGTTTCTTGACTGGAAAAAAGAACCGTGTGGTGAACCGGGTGACCCGGCGCGGTCGGGCGCGGGCACAGGGCGGCGTCGGCCGCAAAACGACCGGAGTCACGAAACGGGTTCAGAGGGCCAATCTTCAGAAAAAGCGTGTGCTCGTCGGGGGCAAGCCCAAGCGGGTGCGGCTCAGCACCCGAGCCCTGCGCCAGCTGAGCCGCGGTCCTGTTCAGGGAACGGTGCTGGCGTGA
- a CDS encoding tetracycline resistance MFS efflux pump, with protein sequence MRQRPAALIFILATALIDVMGIGLIIPVLPGLVKELAGSEAAGARFIGWLTAAYAVMQFLCAPILGALSDRYGRRPVLLLSLLGMVFDYLLLYFAPSLGWLLLGRIIAGVTGASLTVANAYIADVSPPEDRARQFGLLGATFGVGFILGPALGGFLGDLGLRLPFLVAAGLTALNFLYGLLVLPESLPASARGQALKRGALNPFTPLRALGEYAITRNLAGTFVLLGLAGQVIFSTWVLYTETVLSWSPAQNGVALAVFGLLTAGVQAGLIGRSIAVLGERRTILLGLAMSIGEFLVLSAARTPFLLYLSLIFGALGGLAQPAIQGLISRQVGETEQGRVMGAITSLNSLVGVVGPVIATAVFAYFNGGGAPFRFPGAAFLLGAVFAVLGTLLVWAVLRRMPLQRASRASGD encoded by the coding sequence ATGCGTCAGCGACCTGCGGCTCTGATCTTCATTCTGGCAACTGCCCTGATCGATGTGATGGGCATCGGCCTGATCATTCCCGTGCTGCCGGGGTTGGTCAAGGAATTGGCCGGGTCGGAGGCGGCGGGCGCACGCTTCATCGGCTGGCTGACGGCGGCGTATGCGGTGATGCAATTTCTCTGCGCGCCCATTCTGGGGGCCTTGTCGGACCGCTACGGGCGGCGGCCGGTGCTTCTCCTCAGCCTCTTGGGGATGGTCTTTGACTACCTGCTGCTCTACTTCGCCCCCAGCCTGGGGTGGCTGCTATTGGGCCGGATCATCGCGGGCGTGACGGGCGCAAGCCTGACCGTGGCGAATGCCTACATCGCCGACGTATCGCCGCCCGAGGACCGTGCGCGGCAGTTTGGCCTCCTGGGCGCGACGTTTGGGGTGGGGTTCATCCTGGGTCCGGCGCTGGGCGGCTTCCTGGGTGACCTCGGGCTGCGGCTCCCGTTCCTGGTCGCGGCGGGCCTCACGGCGCTGAACTTCCTGTACGGTCTCTTGGTGCTGCCCGAATCGCTGCCCGCCTCGGCGCGGGGGCAGGCGCTCAAGCGCGGGGCCCTCAACCCCTTTACGCCGCTGAGGGCCCTGGGCGAGTACGCCATCACCCGCAACCTGGCGGGAACGTTCGTGCTGCTGGGGTTGGCGGGGCAGGTGATCTTTAGCACCTGGGTGCTGTACACCGAGACGGTGCTGAGCTGGTCGCCCGCCCAAAACGGAGTGGCCCTCGCGGTTTTCGGTCTGCTGACCGCGGGTGTGCAGGCCGGGCTTATCGGCCGGTCGATCGCGGTGTTGGGCGAGCGGCGCACCATCCTGCTGGGCCTGGCGATGTCCATCGGGGAATTCCTGGTGCTCAGCGCAGCGCGTACCCCGTTTCTGCTGTACCTCTCGCTGATCTTCGGGGCGCTTGGTGGCCTCGCCCAGCCCGCCATCCAGGGCCTGATCAGCCGTCAGGTGGGGGAAACCGAGCAGGGCCGGGTGATGGGCGCAATCACCAGCCTCAACAGCCTGGTCGGCGTGGTGGGCCCGGTCATCGCCACCGCCGTCTTCGCCTACTTCAACGGGGGCGGCGCCCCCTTCCGTTTCCCCGGTGCGGCGTTCCTGCTGGGCGCGGTGTTTGCCGTCCTCGGCACGCTGCTGGTGTGGGCGGTGCTGCGGCGGATGCCGCTTCAGCGGGCAAGCAGGGCGAGTGGGGATTAG